In one Pempheris klunzingeri isolate RE-2024b chromosome 8, fPemKlu1.hap1, whole genome shotgun sequence genomic region, the following are encoded:
- the LOC139204823 gene encoding uncharacterized protein isoform X7, translated as MATMTTEASAVSEADTEGKQKASGAEPEPEPENKKKPQAAASEPEGEKSSKKAQEQASEPGPADVATSPEEEQLKPRTRTSAGKGLSRLFSSFLKRRSQCSEGEGFEVEKAREEKADKAREEKADKAKEEKAGKAEEEQEEEVKSEEKEAKAEEEKSEVKEVKKTEDKVEQKEEKKKEEEKVEKKGSKKKKKEAKKKAEKKDEEKVKNDEENKEEEKVKKKEEQQEEEKAQESVEKEEEKLEKKEEKKETAEVKDKGAEATKKESKEEENIDKKVAKKKEKEEKIKKKEEEKAKRKAEEDERVKKREEEKAKKKEEEKAREAEKAKKKEEEKAKKKEEEKPKEESKKKEEEKEKVEVKKKEKEEDKTEEKQKKEEEKGKKKEKGKNKGKKEEKEVKGPSEEQVKAPIAAPEPELKTEPDTEQAPDQHSISSAETQPAQEEHKEEAEIKKEPEVVEEAKKEGKEKKEEEPAEKKKEAKGGVKAKEEAKKEKPVKEKKTEKTAEEAKGSKRQKTMQCKVTLLDDTQFECELDKHAKGQELLMKVCDHVNLLEKDYFGLANWETPTNKTWLETTKEIRKQVSGAVYEFTFNVKFYPPDPAQLTEDLTRYFLCLQLRKDIMRGVLPCSFVTLSLLGSYTAQSELGEYDPELHGTDYVKDLSLAPGQSKELEDKVMELHRTYRSMSPAQADMLFLENAKKLAMYGVDLHQAKDLDGVDITLGVCSSGLMVYKDKLRINRFPWPKVLKISYKRSSFFIKIRPSEQEQYESTIGFKLPNYKASKKLWKVCVENHTFFRVPTVEPPASRRFLVLGSKFRYSGRTQAQTRQASSMIDRPAPLFTRSASKRLSRNLDGAGDETLQFLQRLSASTRSEVDDWSLMLTSDKPPPSPEFPVRGESEQTFIQSWEEGQSVHTVTVTWQDTRTGQTGSQTITQTGSQPWQDLASDEQQQRRKEDKWSALFHRFPPFPFVPPFDFVKQSAELSLAKRSSLDRLLQPALTQQDDWFLYFDRMLSLSSVERADTPLSPRAQFQLQEKDEQGMYVAEQELTSEEVIERLQETVILVDKLREGDVLEKRLREVRDLEERLQEVDEMAARLQVVIEEELGKEEVDKLKEEEVDLEEGERIKAEGIIDTVLKKSVRIMEAKEDEVDELEEEIKRVFLKGLLPEEEEAEGTDASPLDDSLRGKLHQIEREWQDMVEERMSDVTSTTSVVAYQKVERRTKKKVTIVEERGQQQEEMEDVQVRVGVMSEERLEKAGTWRKTEILERKVTERLQAEDPAQVADKDVWFILFDRPPYKAVFKPPVTPVERAQVDEGGYATSKTEITTVEEKTEIIVEERKIREEEVWSLPEIPPPQTTTERGDDWYLLLDVIPRETSYVPPVTLKERDPVDAESFVSVVGTAVDEIREVVAEERKIIEEAPRLLQEIPQVTDRDDDWFVLLEVAPRETIYVPPVTVKGRDPMDAESFVSVVGTAVDEEIREVVAEERKIIEEAPRLLQEIPQVTDRDDDWLVLLDVAPRETSYVPPVAVARRVEVSPEEHVSQVEIAAVERKRAEVVVEDAEVLSVKPVVALPQAVREIEDDWFVLLDVPSREPSFVPPVTMADYVQVYPEERVSTVAETITVESRKEVVIQETVADKMLPKQIIPEQPVRERDDDWFVLLDVVPRETAYVPPVSVAAMSQIYPSVRPQIEVMSIERALQEVDLDQIRLRPSQPLQERDDDWFVLFDAMREEAAVLPSVTPVEIIPDMRRTLEVEAKMTETTTWKKEIIGVDSRQDETHLSKISQIAPPSEREGGDDWFVLFDIIHEKPAVIPPVAVVGRIVDVVAAIEPKPQFIMEDVKPSVKLVEIKPPHPRQVDDDWFGLFDVAAKAPVAVDERIRMHPAKEFAAIEQRAQQRITIVEEMWQREKVVQQKPAVREVEDDWFILLDVATKKSATVPEHVQFPREVRAPTAVAKTRIAISEMRPRFEERILEERRPLTHTHVNDDWFVLLDVGLKESAVSTQKGARPVSAPVFSQAALAEAGIPMALFDQPQTSTPIKAGRLEERKLEVTVEAVEPSKLEAEAGAKPAVWRDQREVDSSLISTINGDIQRESEAVSTEVVRMRKKRAKKIERDSIYIRHSLLMLEEFDKPQEDLLRHHASISELKRNFMESVPDPRPSEWDKRLSTHSPFRTLGINGQPLPSADG; from the exons A TGGCTACCATGACAACAGAGGCAAGTGCAGTGAGCGAGGCGGACACTGAGGGCAAGCAGAAGGCCAGTGGCGCCGAGCCCGAACCAGAACCGGAGAACAAGAAGAAACCACAGGCGGCAGCGTCCGAGCCGGAGGGGGAGAAGTCGAGCAAGAAGGCCCAGGAGCAGGCGTCTGAGCCTGGGCCGGCTGATGTAGCCACCTCCcctgaggaggagcagctcaAGCCTCGTACCCGGACCTCTGCTGGCAAAGGCCTCTCTcgcctcttctcctctttcctcaaACGCCGTTCACAGTGCTCTGAGGGAGAGGGGTTTGAGGTAGAGAAGGccagagaggaaaaagcagacaaagccagagaggaaaaggcagaTAAAGCCAAAGAGGAAAAAGCTGGCAAGgcagaagaggagcaggaggaagaggtgaaaaGTGAAGAGAAGGAGGctaaagcagaggaggaaaaatcaGAGGTAAAAGAggtgaaaaagacagaagacaaagtagaacaaaaagaggagaaaaagaaagaggaggaaaaggtggAGAAGAAGggtagtaaaaagaaaaagaaagaagccaAGAAGAAAGCTGAGAAAAAGGATGAGGAGAAAGTAAAAAACGACGAGGAGaataaagaagaggaaaaggtgaaaaagaaagaggagcaacaggaggaggagaaagcacAGGAGAGTgtagaaaaggaggaggaaaaactagagaaaaaagaagaaaagaaggagacTGCTGAGGTTAAAGACAAGGGGGCAGAAGCTACAAAGAAggagagcaaagaggaggagaacatcGACAAAAAGGtagcaaagaaaaaagagaaggaggaaaagataaagaagaaggaagaggaaaaagcaaagaggaaagcagaggaAGACGAAAGGgtaaagaagagagaagaagagaaggcaaagaagaaagaggaggaaaaggcacgagaggcagaaaaagcaaagaagaaagaagaggaaaaggcgaaaaagaaagaggaggagaaaccaAAGGAGgaatcaaaaaagaaagaagaggaaaaggagaaagttGAGgtaaagaagaaagagaaggaggaggataagacagaagaaaagcaaaagaaggaagaggaaaaagggaagaaaaaagagaagggaaagaataaaggaaagaaggaggagaaagaagtgAAAGGGCCGAGTGAGGAGCAGGTGAAAGCACCAATCGCTGCTCCAGAGCCTGAGCTTAAAACTGAGCCAGACACCGAACAGGCTCCTGATCAGCACTCCATAAGCAGCGCAGAGACGCAG CCAGCTCAAGAGGAACACAAGGAGGAAGCTGAGATAAAGAAGGAGCCTGAAGTAGTGGAAGAAGCGAAGAAGGAgggcaaagagaaaaaagaggaagagccagcagaaaagaagaaagaagccAAAGGAGGGGTGAAGGCAAAGGAGGAGGCGAAGAAGGAGAAGcctgtaaaagaaaagaagactgAGAAGACGGCAGAAGAAGCTAAAGGCTCCAAACGGCAGAAAACCATGCAGTGCAAAGTCACCTTACTGGATGACACTCAGTTTGAGTGTGAGCTTGAT AAACACGCTAAAGGCCAAGAACTTTTAATGAAGGTGTGTGACCATGTCAACCTGCTGGAGAAAGATTACTTTGGCCTCGCTAACTGGGAAACACCAACCAACAAG ACATGGTTGGAAACCACCAAAGAGATCCGGAAACAGGTTTCAGGTGCCGTATATGAGTTTACATTCAACGTGAAGTTCTACCCTCCTGATCCAGCACAGCTCACTGAAGACCTCACCAG GTACTTTCTGTGTCTCCAGCTGAGGAAGGACATTATGCGTGGTGTTCTTCCCTGTTCCTTTGTCACGCTGTCCCTGCTGGGCTCCTACACGGCTCAGTCAGAGCTTGGGGAGTATGACCCAGAGCTCCACGGAACAGACTATGTGAAGGATCTGAGCCTGGCGCCTGGACAGAGCAAAGAGCTGGAGGACAAGGTGATGGAGCTGCACCGCACATACAG gTCCATGAGTCCAGCCCAAGCAGACATGCTGTTTCTGGAAAATGCCAAGAAACTCGCCATGTATGGAGTTGACCTGCACCAAGCCAAG GATCTTGATGGTGTCGACATTACGCTGGGGGTTTGCTCTAGCGGCCTGATGGTCTACAAGGACAAGCTGAGGATCAATCGTTTCCCTTGGCCCAAAGTTCTTAAGATCTCTTACAAACGCAGCAGCTTCTTCATCAAAATCAGGCCATCAGAG CAAGAGCAATATGAAAGCACAATTGGCTTCAAACTGCCAAACTACAAAGCCTCGAAGAAGCTGTGGAAAGTTTGTGTTGAAAACCATACCTTCTTCAG GGTTCCAACAGTAGAGCCCCCTGCATCACGTCGCTTCCTCGTCTTGGGCTCTAAATTCCGGTACAGTGGGCGTACTCAGGCCCAGACCCGCCAGGCAAGTTCTATGATCGACCGCCCAGCTCCTCTCTTCACACGCTCTGCGAGCAAGAGGCTGTCCCGTAATCTAGATGGAG CTGGAGATGAAACTCTCCAGTTCCTGCAGCGACTCTCAGCATCAACCAGATCTGAGGTTGATGATTGGTCGCTGATGCTAACATCCGACAAACCCCCGCCTTCTCCTGAATTCCCAG TCAGAGGAGAGTCTGAGCAGACTTTCATTCAGTCCTGGGAGGAGGGGCAGTCtgttcacacagtcacagtgactTGGCAGGACACTAGGACTGGGCAGACTGGCTCTCAAACCATTACCCAGACAGGCAGTCAGCCGTGGCAGGATCTGGCATCTGATGAgcaacagcagaggagaaaggaagacAAGTGGTCGGCTCTGTTCCATCgatttcctccttttcccttTGTGCCACCTTTCGATTTTGTGAAACAGTCAG CTGAGCTCAGCTTGGCAAAAAGAAGTTCTTTGGACAGGCTATTGCAACCAGCACTGACACAGCAAGATGATTGGTTCCTTTACTTCGACCGAATGTTGAGCCTTTCCTCAGTTGAGCGTGCTGATACACCAC TCTCTCCCCGAGCTCAGTTCCAGCTCCAGGAGAAGGATGAGCAGGGCATGTATGTGGCAGAGCAGGAACTGACCAGTGAGGAGGTCATAGAGAGGCTACAGGAAACTGTGATCCTGGTAGACAAGCTGAGAGAGGGGGATGTTTTAGAAAAGAGGCTGAGGGAAGTGAGGGATTTAGAGGAGAGGCTCCAAGAAGTGGATGAGATGGCAGCGAGACTTCAGGTGGTAATAGAAGAGGAATTGGGCAAGGAAGAGGTAGATAAGttgaaagaggaagaggtggattTAGAGGAGGGGGAACGAATAAAAGCTGAAGGTATAATAGACACGGTGTTGAAGAAATCAGTAAGGATAATGGAGGCAaaagaggatgaagtggatgaaCTGGAAGAAGAGATAAAGCGGGTGTTTTTAAAAGGCTTGTTgcctgaagaggaagaggccgAGGGGACAGACGCGAGTCCATTAGATGATAGCTTGAGAGGGAAGCTACACCAGATAGAAAGGGAATGGCAAGAcatggtggaggagaggatgtCAGATGTGACCAGCACCACTTCCGTTGTAGCATACCAGAAGGTGGAGCGTAGGACTAAGAAGAAAGTGACTATTGTTGAAGAGagagggcagcagcaggaagaaatGGAAGATGTGCAGGTACGGGTTGGTGTAATGTCAGAGGAGAGGCTAGAAAAAGCAGGGACGTGGCGTAAGACAGAAATACTGGAGAGAAAAGTCACAGAGAGGCTTCAGGCTGAGGATCCAGCTCAGGTGGCAGATAAGGACGTCTGGTTCATACTTTTTGACCGCCCTCCATACAAAGCTGTTTTCAAACCACCAG TTACTCCTGTGGAACGTGCTCAAGTGGATGAAGGCGGGTATGCCACCTCAAAGACTGAGATTACAACAgttgaggagaaaacagagattATAgtagaagagagaaaaataagagaAGAGGAAGTGTGGAGTTTACCAGAGATCCCACCACCGCAGACGACCACAGAACGAGGTGATGACTGGTATTTGTTGCTGGATGTCATTCCCAGAGAAACATCATATGTACCACCAG TTACCTTGAAGGAAAGAGACCCGGTGGATGCAGAAagttttgtctctgtggttggAACTGCAGTCGATGAGATTAGAGAAGTGGTagctgaagagagaaagataatAGAAGAGGCACCGAGACTTCTTCAAGAAATCCCTcaagtgacagacagagatgatgaCTGGTTTGTGCTGCTGGAAGTTGCCCCCAGAGAAACGATATATGTACCACCAG TTACCGTGAAAGGAAGAGACCCGATGGACGCAGAAagttttgtctctgtggttggAACTGCAGTCGATGAGGAGATTAGAGAAGTGGTagctgaagagagaaagataatAGAAGAGGCGCCGAGACTTCTTCAAGAAATCCCTcaagtgacagacagagatgatgaCTGGCTTGTGTTGCTGGATGTTGCTCCCAGAGAAACATCATATGTGCCGCCAG TTGCTGTTGCACGACGTGTTGAAGTGTCTCCAGAAGAACACGTCTCTCAGGTTGAAATAGCAGCAGTTGAGCGAAAAAGAGCGGAAGTCGTGGTAGAAGATGCAGAAGTACTGAGTGTAAAGCCGGTAGTAGCTCTGCCACAGGCTGTGAGAGAGATAGAAGATGACTGGTTTGTGCTGCTTGATGTTCCCTCTAGAGAACCATCATTTGTGCCACCAG TCACCATGGCAGACTACGTTCAGGTTTATCCTGAAGAAAGAGTTTCTACTGTGGCTGAAACAATAACAGTAGAGTCCAGGAAGGAGGTTGTAATTCAAGAGACTGTGGCGGACAAGATGCTTCCCAAGCAAATTATTCCAGAGCAGCCagtcagagaaagagatgatGACTGGTTTGTTCTACTGGATGTCGTTCCCAGAGAAACTGCCTATGTGCCTCCAG tttctgtgGCAGCAATGAGCCAAATTTATCCAAGTGTTCGACCTCAAATTGAAGTGATGAGCATAGAGCGGGCATTGCAGGAGGTTGATCTTGACCAGATTAGACTGCGGCCTTCCCAGCCACTGCAGGAAAGAGATGATGACTGGTTTGTGCTGTTTGATGCTATGCGTGAAGAAGCAGCCGTACTGCCATCAG TTACTCCTGTTGAGATTATTCCGGATATGAGGAGGACGCTTGAGGTTGAGGCGAAAATGACAGAGACTACAACATGGAAGAAGGAGATAATTGGTGTGGACAGCAGGCAAGATGAAACACATCTGTCTAAAATTAGTCAAATTGCACCAccatcagagagggaaggaggagatgaTTGGTTTGTCCTTTTCGACATCATCCACGAAAAGCCTGCTGTCATACCACCAG TTGCCGTGGTTGGGCGTATTGTGGATGTGGTGGCAGCCATTGAACCAAAACCACAATTTATCATGGAAGATGTGAAGCCATCTGTGAAGCTGGTGGAGATCAAACCACCACATCCAAGACAGGTGGATGATGACTGGTTTGGGCTGTTTGATGTTGCAGCAAAAGCACCAG TGGCTGTGGACGAACGCATCCGTATGCATCCAGCTAAAGAGTTTGCAGCTATAGAGCAAAGAGCACAGCAGAGAATTACTATAGTGGAGGAGATGTGGCAGCGAGAGAAGGTGGTGCAGCAGAAGCCAGCAGTGAGAGAGGTGGAAGATGATTGGTTTATTCTTCTGGATGTGGCCACTAAGAAATCAG cCACTGTCCCTGAGCACGTCCAGTTCCCACGAGAGGTGAGAGCTCCAACTGCTGTGGCCAAAACAAGGATTGCTATTTCTGAGATGAGACCACGTTTTGAGGAACGGATCCTGGAGGAAAGAcgtcctctcacacacacgcatgtcaATGATGATTGGTTTGTTCTACTAGATGTTGGCCTCAAAGAGTCAG CAGTGAGCACACAGAAGGGCGCTCGTCCTGTCAGTGCTCCGGTCTTCTCCCAGGCTGCGCTGGCAGAGGCAGGGATCCCCATGGCTCTTTTCGATCAGCCCCAGACCTCCACTCCAATCAAGGCCGGTCGCCTGGAGGAAAGAAAGCTGGAGGTCACCGTAGAAGCTGTGGAGCCCTCAAAACTTGAGGCTGAGGCTGGGGCCAAG CCAGCAGTGTGGAGGGACCAGAGAGAAGTAGACTCTTCACTGATATCCACCATCAATGGGGACATCCAG CGCGAGTCTGAGGCGGTGAGCACGGAGGTGGTGCGAATGCGAAAG AAAAGAGCTAAGAAAATTGAGCGTGACTCAATTTATATCAGACATAGCCTTTTAATGTTGGAG